One Salarias fasciatus chromosome 22, fSalaFa1.1, whole genome shotgun sequence DNA segment encodes these proteins:
- the LOC115409278 gene encoding LOW QUALITY PROTEIN: protein shisa-7-like (The sequence of the model RefSeq protein was modified relative to this genomic sequence to represent the inferred CDS: inserted 2 bases in 2 codons) — translation MARWISAGMLSLSLVLLLFSCLAVSTVTITTERRAVDGDVRTLSSGRGSAAAGKASATLLLLTGYKSAPVPAGPKVAPKAAEVEDGDDHPEMAELPPKPLPQTMLPRNMTADALKPPLGAAQVAPPPRQLVDVDVCRGYFDVMGHFDSTFNCSQGSYIYCCGTCHYRFCCEHQRNRLDQDACNNYNSPXWADPQVPVTVPAGKKHVPDFETLEQQNNSTAYVIGGVISFTLVVAVGVRIAFSKVARRPRNRDINMPRSLVDILRHQSSPVQQGERNNTTVLTTTTSDGRTSKNLYTPILQSKDNRTGNLHHHFNQQGSASSPXHSATIERGPRMNNTPQLSSGPKLISSSSKGPGGVGVGGGGIMGGGMRHNSSHPSFSHSFHNLAQLPPSYEAAMKPEISRYSSLKRLEKELDEYNYHSSKRRSNNAPPSFHSSQHHLPWGGDYTLGSRGTLPLHGSRPHLHIPASTPNPYPLPAQSQYTNSSFDRPPRRVRSQDQLLALGEGNTLSRLSKNQQHQYYKAMMSTSRSSTSQTLRRSHERLLVSPDRLEDRLLAMGLVIGGGGDRGVDRGGSGMVPTMGRLSHQKAQSQQNICVTPSMDRHHMIKMNSHPTSGHEHDRGPMPGMSMHGGWDPHGGGGGGGTGGGHPNARRMAFASKRQNTIEQLHFLPGGGQGLRTGSKNEVTV, via the exons ATGGCACGTTGGATTTCAGCGGGGATGCTTTCTTTGTCCCTGGTTCTCTTGCTTTTCTCCTGCCTGGCGGTTTCCACTGTAACCATCACCACAGAGCGGCGTGCCGTGGACGGCGACGTCAGGACTCTGAGCAGTGGCagaggctctgctgcagccggTAAAGCCAGCGccactctgctcctcctgacTGGCTACAAGTCGGCGCCGGTGCCTGCTGGGCCCAAAGTGGCGCCGAAAGCAGCCGAGGTAGAAGATGGAGACGatcacccggaaatggccgaaCTGCCCCCGAAGCCCCTTCCCCAGACCATGTTGCCAAGAAACATGACGGCCGACGCCCTGAAGCCCCCGCTCGGCGCCGCCCaggtggctccgcccccccggcAGCTGGTGGACGTGGACGTGTGCAG GGGTTACTTTGACGTGATGGGTCACTTCGACAGCACGTTCAACTGCTCCCAGGGCAGCTACATCTACTGCTGCGGCACCTGCCACTACCGGTTCTGCTGCGAGCACCAGAGGAACCGACTGGACCAGGACGCCTGCAACAACTACAACTCCC TGTGGGCCGACCCCCAGGTGCCCGTGACCGTGCCCGCCGGCAAGAAGCACGTCCCCGATTTCGAGACACTGGAGCAGCAGAACAACAG CACGGCTTACGTGATCGGAGGGGTGATCTCCTTCACgctggtggtggcggtgggCGTCAGGATCGCCTTCAGCAAGGTGGCGCGTCGACCCCGCAACAGAGACATCAACATGCCCAG GTCTCTGGTGGATATCTTGCGCCACCAGTCGAGCCCCGTGCAGCAGGGCGAGAGGAACAACACCACGGTGCTGACCACCACCACCTCGGACGGACGCACATCTAAAAACCTCTACACCCCCATCCTGCAGAGCAAAGACAACCGCA CTGGGAACTTGCACCACCATTTTAACCAGCAGGGGTCTGCTTCCAGCC AACACTCTGCTACCATCG AGCGTGGACCCCGCATGAACAACACCCCGCAGCTCTCCTCCGGTCCCAAACtgatttccagcagcagcaaaggTCCTGGAGGGGTCGGCGTGGGAGGCGgcggcatcatgggagggggcATGAGACACAACAGCAGCCACCCGTCGTTCTCGCACTCCTTCCACAACCTGGCCCAGCTGCCGCCGTCCTACGAGGCCGCCATGAAGCCCGAGATCAGCCGCTACAGCTCCCTGAAGAGGCTGG AGAAAGAGCTTGACGAGTACAACTACCACTCCTCCAAACGCCGCTCCAACAACGCCCCGCCCTCCTTCCACTCGTCGCAGCACCACCTGCCCTGGGGAGGGGACTACACGCTGGGGTCCAGGGGCACGCTGCCCCTCCACGGCTCCCGCCCCCACCTCCACATCCCGGCCTCCACTCCCAACCCGTACCCGCTGCCCGCCCAGTCGCAGTACACCAACTCCAGCTTCGACCGGCCGCCGCGCCGCGTCCGCTCCCAGGACCAGCTGCTGGCGCTGGGCGAGGGCAACACGCTGTCCCGCCTGTCCAAGAACCAGCAACACCAGTACTACAAAGCCATGATGAGCACCAGCAGGAGCTCCACGTCGCAGACGCTCCGCAG GTCACACGAGCGGCTCCTGGTCTCCCCGGACCGCCTGGAGGACCGGCTGCTGGCCATGGGCCTGGTgatcggaggaggaggagacagaggagtggacagaggaggcagcGGCATGGTTCCCACCATGGGCCGCCTCAGCCACCAGAAGGCCCAGtcgcagcagaacatctgcgtCACGCCGTCCATGGACCGCCACCACATGATCAAGATGAACTCCCACCCCACGTCCGGCCACGAGCACGACCGCGGCCCCATGCCCGGGATGAGCATGCACGGCGGCTGGGACccccacggcggcggcggaggaggggggacggGCGGAGGACACCCCAACGCCCGGCGCATGGCGTTCGCCAGCAAGAGGCAGAACACCATCGAACAGCTGCACTTCCTCCCCGGAGGAGGGCAGGGACTGCGGACTGGGAGCAAGAACGAGGTGACCGTGTGA